The following are encoded together in the Montipora capricornis isolate CH-2021 chromosome 5, ASM3666992v2, whole genome shotgun sequence genome:
- the LOC138048911 gene encoding uncharacterized protein, whose amino-acid sequence MPNFFREVLCPLIFATSSRGKLRLINWLQRNRLLKRNVNCGNCRNAMRLIRHPRNGDGYIWRCHRCRRSSSVRVHSYFYGSKISIARQLQFLWKWAHKCSLRMMEIEGTASQKVLVKFARKCRQVAWEALLRHPIPQLGGPGVIVQIDESKFNHKSKFHRGRRPQRERWVLGLFDTQYAPARPYLQLVRRRNAATLLRIIQRKVQPGSIVHTDQWAAYRQLQRRLGLQHGAVNHSLHFVDPVTGVHTQNAESNWCTAKEKFKKMKGNTNPDFLIEYLQEFTWRRWYGEPHPNGCFRRLLDDIAEQYPL is encoded by the exons ATGCCCAACTTTTTTAGGGAAGTTCTTTGTCCCCTTATTTTTGCAACAAGCAGTAGAGGAAAACTCCGCCTTATAAATTGGTTGCAAAGGAACAGACTACTGAAAAGAAATGTCAACTGCGGGAATTGTAGGAATGCAATGCGCCTCATTCGCCACCCGCGCAATGGGGACGGATACATTTG GAGATGTCACCGTTGTCGACGCTCTTCGTCTGTGAGAGTACATTCGTATTTCTATGGAAGCAAAATTTCAATCGCAAGGCAGTTGCAATTTCTCTGGAAATGGGCGCACAAGTGTTCGCTACGAATGATGGAAATTGAAGGAACGGCCTCACAGAAAGTTTTAGTCAAGTTCGCACGGAAGTGTCGGCAAGTTGCATGGGAAGCATTGCTGCGCCACCCGATTCCACAGTTAGGCGGACCAGGTGTCATTGTGCAGATCGACGAATCAAAGTTTAATCACAAGTCCAAG TTTCACAGGGGGCGTCGGCCTCAAAGAGAAAGATGGGTACTGGGGTTGTTTGATACACAGTATGCTCCAGCCCGACCATACCTACAGCTGGTAAGGCGACGCAATGCGGCGACTCTTTTGCGTATTATTCAACGGAAGGTTCAGCCTGGCTCCATAGTGCACACGGACCAGTGGGCGGCATATCGGCAACTCCAGAGAAGACTCGGCTTACAACACGGGGCGGTGAATCATTCTCTACATTTTGTCGATCCAGTAACCGGAGTCCATACACAGAATGCTGAAAGCAACTGGTGTACGGCAAaggaaaaatttaagaaaatgaaGGGAAACACAAACCCTGACTTTCTCATTGAATACCTTCAGGAATTCACGTGGCGAAGGTGGTATGGTGAGCCTCACCCAAATGGATGCTTTCGAAGGCTGCTCGATGACATTGCTGAACAGTATCCCCTTTAA